One window from the genome of Prosthecobacter vanneervenii encodes:
- a CDS encoding polysaccharide lyase 6 family protein: MRRVLLAFIFSLPALARDIPVADAAAFESAAKSVQAGDTLILKEGTWADARLKLVAEGTAQKPVTIKAQTAGRVIFTGDSRLSVGGSHIVVDGLWFQNPTGEQVIELRKDSKQLASDSRITNCAVTNDTQLTSTKSSQFVSIYGARNRVDHCYIAGKTTQGTTLVVWLSNEAKDQGRHQIDHNHFGPRPRLGQNGGETIRLGDSKTSMQTASCVVEQNLFEQCDGEAECISNKSCGNLYRYNTFKSVSGTLTLRHGNGCTVEKNVFLGGKAKGSGGVRVIGEDHIVTGNYFEDLAGDKERSAMCFMLGIPDSVPSGYFQVKRAKVTGNTFVNCAHNILIGQEGDKKAVLPPLETVISGNTIQTTKGEAFEIKCAVDGVTMKDNKTGKEIAKPGLPFQAEAAGPAWK, from the coding sequence ATGCGCCGCGTCCTTCTAGCCTTTATTTTTTCTCTTCCAGCTCTTGCCCGCGACATCCCTGTGGCTGATGCCGCTGCCTTTGAATCTGCCGCCAAGTCGGTGCAGGCTGGGGATACACTGATCTTAAAAGAGGGCACTTGGGCAGATGCGCGGCTGAAGTTGGTGGCCGAGGGCACTGCGCAAAAGCCTGTCACGATCAAGGCGCAGACAGCGGGCAGGGTCATCTTCACCGGAGATTCCCGCCTCTCCGTCGGCGGCTCCCACATCGTCGTGGATGGTCTGTGGTTTCAAAACCCTACGGGCGAGCAGGTCATCGAGCTGCGCAAGGACTCCAAGCAGCTCGCCTCTGACTCCCGCATCACCAACTGCGCCGTCACCAACGACACCCAGCTCACCTCCACAAAGTCCTCACAGTTCGTCTCCATCTACGGCGCACGCAATCGCGTGGACCACTGCTACATCGCCGGCAAGACCACGCAGGGTACGACCCTCGTCGTCTGGCTCTCAAACGAAGCCAAGGATCAAGGCAGGCACCAGATCGATCACAATCACTTCGGTCCCCGCCCCCGCCTCGGCCAAAACGGCGGCGAAACCATCCGCCTGGGCGACAGCAAGACCTCCATGCAGACCGCCTCCTGCGTGGTCGAGCAAAACCTCTTTGAGCAGTGCGATGGCGAGGCCGAGTGCATCTCCAACAAATCCTGCGGCAACCTCTACCGCTACAACACTTTCAAGTCCGTCTCCGGCACGCTGACCCTGCGTCATGGCAATGGCTGCACCGTGGAGAAGAACGTCTTTCTCGGCGGCAAAGCCAAGGGCAGCGGTGGTGTGCGCGTGATCGGCGAGGACCACATCGTCACCGGCAACTACTTTGAAGATCTCGCCGGAGACAAAGAGCGCAGCGCCATGTGCTTCATGCTCGGCATTCCGGACTCCGTGCCCAGCGGCTACTTCCAGGTGAAGCGCGCCAAGGTGACCGGCAACACCTTTGTAAACTGCGCACACAACATCCTCATCGGTCAGGAGGGGGACAAAAAAGCCGTACTGCCTCCTCTGGAGACAGTGATCAGCGGCAACACCATCCAGACCACGAAAGGCGAGGCCTTTGAGATCAAATGCGCCGTGGATGGCGTGACCATGAAAGACAACAAGACCGGCAAAGAGATCGCAAAGCCCGGGCTGCCTTTTCAGGCTGAAGCCGCCGGTCCGGCATGGAAGTAG
- a CDS encoding DUF2237 family protein produces MRTNVLGKPLTCCCRKPMTGFYRDGYCRTGPGDVGLHTVCIEATAQFLHFSMMRGNDLITPAPEWDFPGLKPGDRWCLCVSRWAEALAAGVAPPVCLSATHESALEWVDLEDLRAHALDDPGPE; encoded by the coding sequence ATGCGTACCAACGTCCTCGGCAAACCTCTCACCTGCTGCTGTCGCAAACCGATGACCGGCTTTTATCGCGATGGCTACTGCCGCACCGGTCCCGGAGATGTGGGCCTGCACACCGTGTGCATCGAGGCCACGGCTCAGTTTCTGCATTTCTCCATGATGCGGGGAAATGACCTGATCACACCCGCGCCGGAATGGGACTTTCCTGGGCTCAAGCCCGGCGACCGCTGGTGCCTGTGTGTCTCACGCTGGGCGGAGGCCCTCGCCGCCGGCGTCGCGCCGCCAGTTTGTCTCTCCGCCACACACGAGTCCGCCCTGGAGTGGGTGGACCTGGAAGATCTGCGCGCACATGCGCTGGATGATCCAGGGCCGGAATGA